One Nicotiana tomentosiformis chromosome 4, ASM39032v3, whole genome shotgun sequence genomic window carries:
- the LOC138909601 gene encoding uncharacterized protein, producing the protein MFGGPLSQCLGPSKTEYVMREIHEGHCGNHARGRSLVKPLIRAGYYWPKMEEEAENFVASWQIKRITFAPYHQVTNGQDESTNKVIINNLKKRLEESKGKWPEVLPGVLWAYRTTTKTSTGETPFLVMYGTKALILVEIGEPSMRYTHTSEATNMEGVTGKFGFDRRKEKSIIDANDGSKLDD; encoded by the exons ATGTTTGGTGGACCTTTATCACAGTGCCTCGGACCATCGAAAACGGAGTATGTAATGAGAGAAATTCATGAGGGGCATTGTGGCAATCATGCCAGGGGAAGATCTTTGGTGAAGCCattaataagggcaggatattattggccaaaaatggaagaagaagCAGAAAACTTTGTAGCAAG TTGGCAGATTAAAAGAATTACTTTTGCACCTTATCATCAAGTGACCAATGGGCAAGATGAATCGACAAATAAGGTTATCATCAATAATTTAAAAAAGCGATTGGAAgaatcaaaaggcaaatggccagaAGTACTCCCAGGGGTGTTATGGGCTTACCGAACAACGACAAAAACTAGTACAGGCGAGACTCCATTTTTAGTTATGTACGGAACAAAAGCTTTGATTCTGGTGGAAATAGGTGAACCAAGCATGAGATACACGCATACCAGTGAAGCAACAAATATGGAAGGAGTTACGGGTAAATTTGGATTTGACAGAAGAAAGGAGAAAAGCATCATTGATGCGAATGATGGCTCAAAATTAGATGATTGA